In a single window of the Ciconia boyciana chromosome 7, ASM3463844v1, whole genome shotgun sequence genome:
- the RAP2B gene encoding ras-related protein Rap-2b, whose product MREYKVVVLGSGGVGKSALTVQFVTGSFIEKYDPTIEDFYRKEIEVDSSPSVLEILDTAGTEQFASMRDLYIKNGQGFILVYSLVNQQSFQDIKPMRDQIIRVKRYERVPMILVGNKVDLEGEREVSFGEGKALAEEWSCPFMETSAKNKASVDELFAEIVRQMNYASQPNGDEQCCSSCAIL is encoded by the coding sequence ATGCGGGAGTACAAGGTGGTGGTGCTGGGCTCGGGCGGCGTGGGCAAGTCCGCCCTCACCGTCCAGTTCGTGACGGGCTCCTTCATCGAGAAGTATGACCCCACCATCGAGGACTTCTACCGCAAGGAGATCGAGGTGGACTCCTCGCCGTCGGTGCTGGAGATCCTGGACACGGCGGGCACCGAGCAGTTCGCCTCCATGCGGGACCTCTACATCAAGAACGGGCAGGGCTTCATCCTGGTCTACAGCCTGGTGAACCAGCAGAGCTTCCAGGACATCAAGCCCATGCGGGACCAGATCATCCGGGTGAAGAGGTACGAGAGGGTGCCCATGATCCTGGTGGGCAACAAGGTGGACCTGGAGGGCGAGCGGGAGGTCTCCTTCGGGGAGGGCAAAGCCCTGGCCGAGGAGTGGAGCTGCCCCTTCATGGAGACCTCGGCCAAAAACAAAGCCTCGGTGGACGAGCTCTTCGCGGAGATCGTCAGGCAGATGAACTACGCCTCGCAGCCCAACGGGGACGAGcagtgctgctcctcctgcgCCATCCTCtga
- the LOC140653958 gene encoding uncharacterized protein, with the protein MAPRGPPRPIGSGPPPPAPIGFPAAGSRARSAPPRSSGPAAAARPERGGLGAPRVFPRRPPQGAGGSAAPGGVAGPPQERGGLIRRGQNRAAPGRAGSRARHGDGRRAAGPAAPGPPAPLSAEGTARLSPHRGPSRPIGPRQGTKRPSQPAPGPVPGQLRDLPLPEAASSRAPDGVSGPTEAARGEGAAAGTGPPATEGLLAASSHPVREGLAGVGAPSSPLALPRASVPSRLWRLEVPALCRGKPSLAGKAPSAPGAPRERRLEPAGLEPAGLSASCPSRDSPPRWEAMAVAALAVGSS; encoded by the coding sequence ATGGCGCcccgcggcccgccccggcccatTGGCtcgggcccgccgccgcccgcccccatTGGCttcccggcggcggggagccgcgCGCGcagcgccccgccccgctcgtcaggccccgccgccgccgcccggccggagcggggcgggcTCGGGGCGCCGCGCGTGttcccccgccgccctccgcaGGGAGCGGGTGGCAGCGCCGCGCCCGGGGGGGTGGCGGGGCCCCCTCAGGAGCGGGGCGGGCTCATCCGGCGCGGGCAGAACCGCGCTGCTCCCGGGCGGGCGGGATCCCGTGCCCGGCACGGCGATGGGAGAAGGGCGGCGGGACCGGCAGCCCCaggtccccctgcccccttaTCGGCGGAGGGCACGGCCCGGTTATCTCCTCACCGCGGGCCCTCCCGCCCTATCGGTCCTCGCCAGGGGACGAAGCGCCCCTCGCAGCCGGCGCCAGGGCCTGTGCCCGGGCAGCTGCGGGACCTCCCGCTCCCCGAGGCTGCCTCCTCACGGGCACCTGACGGCGTTTCCGGCCCCACAGAGGCAGCCAGAGGGGAGGGAGCCGCTGCCGGGACCGGGCCCCCCGCCACggaggggctgctggcagcgTCCTCGCACCCTGTGCGGGAGGGCCTGGCGGGCGTTGGGGCCCCGAGCAGCCCCTTAGCTCTCCCCAGAGCCTCCGTGCCCAGCCGGCTCTGGAGGCTGGAGGTGCCCGCTCTCTGCCGGGGAAAACCCTCCCTGGCGGGAAAGGCTCCCTCGGCCCCCGGGGCTCCGCGGGAGAGGCGGCTGGAGCCGGCTGGGCTGGAGCCGGCCGGGCTGtctgcctcctgccccagcagggaCAGCCCCCCGAGGTGGGAGGCCATGGCCGTGGCAGCTCTGGCCGTCGGCAGCTCCTGA